From a single Pseudophryne corroboree isolate aPseCor3 chromosome 6, aPseCor3.hap2, whole genome shotgun sequence genomic region:
- the LOC134934892 gene encoding histone H2A type 1-like — protein sequence MSGRGKQGGKTRAKAKTRSSRAGLQFPVGRVHRLLRKGNYAERVGAGAPVYLAAVLEYLTAEILELAGNAARDNKKTRIIPRHLQLAVRNDEELNKLLGGVTIAQGGVLPNIQAVLLPKKTESHKPAKSK from the coding sequence ATGTCCGGCAGAGGCAAACAAGGCGGCAAGACCCGGGCTAAGGCCAAGACTCGCTCATCCAGGGCCGGTCTCCAGTTCCCAGTCGGTCGCGTTCACCGTCTGCTGAGGAAAGGAAACTATGCTGAGCGAGTGGGAGCCGGTGCCCCGGTCTATCTGGCCGCGGTGCTGGAGTACCTGACGGCTGAGATCCTGGAGCTCGCCGGAAACGCCGCCCGCGACAACAAGAAGACCCGCATCatcccccgccacctgcagctggctgtgcgcaacgacgaagagctcaacaagctgctcggtggggtgaccatcgcccagggaggcgttctgcccaacatccaggccgtgctgctgcccaagaagaccGAGAGCCACAAACCGGCCAAGAGCAAGTAA
- the LOC134936513 gene encoding histone H2A type 1-like — translation MSGRGKQGGKTRAKAKTRSSRAGLQFPVGRVHRLLRKGNYAERVGAGAPVYLAAVLEYLTAEILELAGNAARDNKKSRIIPRHLQLAVRNDEELNKLLGGVTIAQGGVLPNIQAVLLPKKTESHKPAKSK, via the coding sequence ATGTCCGGCAGAGGCAAACAAGGCGGCAAGACCCGGGCTAAGGCCAAGACTCGCTCATCCCGGGCCGGTCTCCAGTTCCCAGTCGGTCGCGTTCACCGTCTGCTGAGGAAAGGAAACTATGCTGAGCGAGTGGGAGCCGGTGCCCCGGTCTATCTGGCCGCGGTGCTGGAGTACCTGACGGCTGAGATCCTGGAGCTCGCCGGAAACGCCGCCCGCGACAACAAGAAGAGCCGCATCatcccccgccacctgcagctggctgtgcgcaacgacgaagagctcaacaagctgctcggtggggtgaccatcgcccagggaggcgttctgcccaacatccaggccgtgctgctgcccaagaagaccGAGAGCCACAAACCGGCCAAGAGCAAGTAA
- the LOC134934386 gene encoding histone H4 — translation MSGRGKGGKGLGKGGAKRHRKVLRDNIQGITKPAIRRLARRGGVKRISGLIYEETRGVLKVFLENVIRDAVTYTEHAKRKTVTAMDVVYALKRQGRTLYGFGG, via the coding sequence ATGTCAGGAAGAGGCAAAGGTGGTAAGGGACTCGGGAAAGGAGGCGCTAAGCGCCACAGGAAGGTGCTGCGGGACAACATCCAGGGCATCACGAAGCCTGCCATTCGCCGTCTCGCTCGCAGAGGTGGCGTGAAGCGCATTTCTGGCCTCATCTACGAGGAGACCCGTGGGGTGCTGAAGGTCTTTCTAGAGAATGTGATCCGGGACGCCGTCACTTACACCGAGCACGCCAAGAGGAAGACTGTCACAGCtatggatgtggtctatgctctcaagcgccagggCCGCACTCTGTATGGTTTTGGAGGTTAA
- the LOC134934384 gene encoding histone H1B-like — protein sequence MAETAPAVAAVPPSEGAAKKKRQPKKAAGGAKKSGKSSGPSVSELILKAVAASKERSGVSLVALKKALAAGGYDVERNNSRIKVGVKGLVTKGTLTQVKGTGASGSFKLNKNQLEGKKAALKLKKPAAKKVAKSPMKPKKAPSAAKSPKKVKKPTKAAAAKSPKKPKAAKAKKAARSPAKKAAKPKAAKSPAKKAAKPKAAKSPAKKVAKPKKAAAKK from the coding sequence ATGGCAGAAACTGCACCAGCCGTCGCCGCTGTCCCGCCGTCAGAGGGcgcagccaaaaagaagaggcagccgaagAAAGCTGCAGGGGGAGCCAAGAAAAGCGGCAAGTCTTCCGGGCCCAGCGTTTCCGAGCTGATCTTAAAGGCAGTGGCCGCCTCCAAGGAGCGCAGTGGAGTTTCTCTTGTCGCCCTGAAGAAGGCACTGGCTGCCGGAGGCTacgatgtggagaggaacaacAGTCGCATCAAAGTGGGGGTGAAAGGATTGGTGACCAAAGGAACGCTCACCCAGGTGAAAGGCACCGGCGCTTCCGGCTCCTTCAAGCTCAATAAGAATCAGCTGGAGGGCAAGAAGGCCGCCCTGAAGCTCAAGAAACCAGCGGCAAAGAAAGTGGCCAAGTCCCCGATGAAGCCCAAGAAAGCTCCGAGTGCAGCCAAGAGCCCCAAGAAGGTGAAGAAACCCACAAAAGCGGCTGctgccaaaagcccaaagaagcctaAAGCCGCGAAGGCCAAGAAAGCGGCCAGGAGTCCGgccaagaaggcggcgaagcccaaagcagccaagagtccggccaagaaggcggcgaagcccaaagcCGCCAAAAGCCCGGCCAAGAAGGTAGCTAAGCCCAAGAAAGCTGCGGCCAAGAAGTGA
- the LOC134936511 gene encoding uncharacterized protein LOC134936511, producing the protein MSGRGKGGKGLGKGGAKRHRKVLRDNIQGITKPAIRRLARRGGVKRISGLIYEETRGVLKVFLENVIRDAVTYTEHAKRKTVTAMDVVYALKRQGRTLTSALHPFILQTLEMARTKQTARKSTGGKAPRKQLATKAARKSAPATGGVKKPHRYRPGTVALREIRRYQKSTELLIRKLPFQRLVREIAQDFKTDLRFQSSAVMALQEASEAYLVGLFEDTNLCAIHAKRMSGRGKGGKGLGKGGAKRHRKVLRDNIQGITKPAIRRLARRGGVKRISGLIYEETRGVLKVFLENVIRDAVTYTEHAKRKTVTAMDVVYALKRQGRTLYGFGG; encoded by the exons ATGTCAGGCAGAGGCAAAGGCGGAAAGGGGCTCGGGAAAGGAGGCGCTAAGCGTCACAGGAAGGTGCTGCGGGACAACATCCAGGGCATCACAAAGCCTGCCATCCGCCGTCTGGCACGGAGAGGAGGCGTGAAGCGCATCTCTGGTCTCATCTATGAGGAGACCCGCGGGGTGCTGAAAGTGTTTCTAGAGAATGTGATCCGGGACGCCGTCACTTACACCGAGCACGCCAAGAGGAAGACTGTCACCGCCatggatgtggtctatgctctcaagcgccagggACGCACCCT AACGTCAGCTCTCCATCCATTCATTCTACAGACGTTAGAGATGGCCAGGACCAAGCAAACAGCGCGTAAGTCCACTGGCGGCAAAGCTCCCCGCAAGCAGCTGGCGACCAAAGCCGCCCGGAAGAGCGCCCCAGCTACCGGCGGTGTAAAGAAGCCTCACCGTTACCGACCCGGGACCGTTGCTCTTCGGGAGATCCGCCGCTACCAGAAGTCCACTGAGCTGCTGatccgcaagctgcccttccagcgtctggtgcgtgagatcgcccaggacttcaagactgacctgcgcttccagagctccgccgtcatggccctgcaagaggccagcgaggcttatctggtggggctcttcgaggacaccaacctgtgcgccatccacgccaagagg ATGTCAGGAAGAGGCAAAGGTGGTAAGGGACTCGGGAAAGGAGGCGCTAAGCGCCACAGGAAGGTGCTGCGGGACAACATCCAGGGCATCACGAAGCCTGCCATTCGCCGTCTCGCTCGCAGAGGTGGCGTGAAGCGCATTTCTGGCCTCATCTACGAGGAGACCCGTGGGGTGCTGAAGGTCTTTCTAGAGAATGTGATCCGGGACGCCGTCACTTACACCGAGCACGCCAAGAGGAAGACTGTCACAGCtatggatgtggtctatgctctcaagcgccagggCCGCACTCTGTATGGTTTTGGAGGTTAA
- the LOC134934893 gene encoding histone H1B-like, translating into MAETAPAVAAVPPSEGAAKKKRQPKKAAGGAKKSGKSSGPSVSELILKAVAASKERSGVSLAALKKALAAGGYDVERNNSRIKVGVKGLVTKGTLTQVKGTGASGSFKLNKNQLESKKAALKPKKPAAKKVAKSPKKPKKAPSAAKSPKKVKKPTKAAAAKSPKKPKAAKAKKAARSPAKKAAKPKAAKSPAKKAAKPKAAKSPAKKVAKPKKAAAKK; encoded by the coding sequence ATGGCAGAAACTGCACCAGCCGTCGCCGCTGTCCCGCCGTCAGAGGGcgcagccaaaaagaagaggcagccgaagAAAGCTGCAGGGGGAGCCAAGAAAAGCGGCAAGTCTTCCGGGCCCAGCGTTTCCGAGCTGATCTTAAAGGCAGTGGCCGCCTCCAAGGAGCGCAGTGGAGTTTCTCTTGCCGCCCTGAAGAAGGCACTGGCTGCCGGAGGCTacgatgtggagaggaacaacagtcgcatcaaagtgggggtgaaaggattggtgaccaaaggaacgctcacccaggtgaaaggcaccggcgcttccggctccttcaagctcaataagaatcagctggagagcaagaaggccgccctgaagcccaagaaaccagcggcaaagaaagtggccaagtccccgaagaagcccaagaaagctccgagtgcagccaagagccccaagaaggtgaagaaacccacaaaagcggctgctgccaaaagcccaaagaagcctaAAGCCGCGAAGGCCAAGAAAGCGGCCAGGAGTCCGgccaagaaggcggcgaagcccaaagcagccaagagtccggccaagaaggcggcgaagcccaaagcCGCCAAAAGCCCGGCCAAGAAGGTAGCTAAGCCCAAGAAAGCTGCGGCCAAGAAGTGA
- the LOC134933572 gene encoding histone H1C-like gives MAETAPAVAAVPPSEGAAKKKRQPKKAAGGAKKSGKSSGPSVSELILKAVAASKERSGVSLAALKKALAAGGYDVERNNSRIKVGVKGLVTKGTLTQVKGTGAFGSFKLNKNQLESKKAALKPKKPAAKKVAKSPKKPKKAPSAAKSPKKVKKPAKAAAAKSPKKPKAVKPKKAAKSPAKKTAKPKAAKSPAKKAAKPKAAKSPAKKAAKPKNAAAKKLWKRSRSLASLLSPQRLFSEPPTLSRQSCRRTV, from the coding sequence ATGGCAGAAACTGCACCAGCCGTCGCCGCTGTCCCGCCGTCAGAGGGcgcagccaaaaagaagaggcagccgaagAAAGCTGCAGGGGGAGCCAAGAAAAGCGGCAAGTCTTCCGGGCCCAGCGTTTCCGAGCTGATCTTAAAGGCCGTGGCCGCCTCCAAGGAGCGCAGTGGAGTTTCTCTTGCCGCCCTGAAGAAGGCACTGGCTGCCGGAGGCTacgatgtggagaggaacaacAGTCGCATCAAAGTGGGGGTGAAAGGATTGGTGACCAAAGGAACGCTCACCCAGGTGAAAGGCACCGGCGCTTTCGGCTCCTTCAAGCTCAATAAGAATCAGCTGGAGAGCAAGAAGGCCGCCCTGAAGCCCAAGAAACCAGCGGCAAAGAAAGTGGCCAAGTCCCCGAAGAAGCCCAAGAAAGCTCCGAGTGCAGCCAAGAGCCCCAAGAAGGTGAAGAAACCCGCAAAAGCGGCTGCTGCCAAAAGCCCGAAGAAGCCTAAAGCTGTGAAGCCCAAGAAGGCGGCTAAGAGTCCGGCCAAGAAGACGGCGAAGCCCAAAGCCgccaagagtccggccaagaaggcAGCGAAGCCAAAAGCGGCAAAAAGCCCGGCCAAGAAGGCAGCTAAGCCCAAGAATGCTGCGGCCAAGAAGTTATGGAAAAGAAGCCGCAGCCTCGCTTCCTTGTTATCcccccaaaggctcttttcagagccacccaccctgtccAGGCAGAGCTGTAGGCGCACGGTGTGA
- the LOC134936512 gene encoding histone H3, whose product MARTKQTARKSTGGKAPRKQLATKAARKSAPATGGVKKPHRYRPGTVALREIRRYQKSTELLIRKLPFQRLVREIAQDFKTDLRFQSSAVMALQEASEAYLVGLFEDTNLCAIHAKRVTIMPKDIQLARRIRGERA is encoded by the coding sequence ATGGCCAGGACTAAGCAAACAGCGCGGAAGTCCACTGGCGGCAAAGCTCCCCGCAAGCAGCTGGCGACCAAAGCCGCCCGGAAGAGCGCCCCAGCTACCGGCGGTGTAAAGAAGCCTCACCGTTACCGACCCGGGACCGTTGCTCTTCGGGAGATCCGCCGCTACCAGAAGTCCACTGAGCTGCTGatccgcaagctgcccttccagcgtctggtgcgtgagatcgcccaggacttcaagactgacctgcgcttccagagctccgccgtcatggccctgcaagaggccagcgaggcttatctggtggggctcttcgaggacaccaacctgtgcgccatccacgccaagagggtgaccatcatgcccaaagacatccagctggcccgcaggatccgaggggagagggcatag